GTTAGCACTCCTCGCACTCGTATCGCTGATCGTCGTCGGACTGGCCGTTCCGACGTGCGCGGTCTGTGGAGTCAACCCGCTCGTGCTCCTCCGCGAGCGGGGCGAACTCCGCGCGCGAGCGATCGAGGTGAGCCCCTACGTCGCCGTCCTCGGGGCCGTCTACCTCTTCAACCGGTGGTCGCACGCGGGCGGCCAGCGCGTCTCCGAGGCGGTCGGCCTGCACATCACCGACGCCCTCTACGCCGTGGAAGGCGACTTCGTCGCGGCCCTGCAGGCGGCCATCCCGCCCGGGCTGACCGGCTACTTCTCGTTCGTCTACCTGTTCGGCTTCACCTTCCTGCTCGTGTTCCCGATTCTGGCGTACCTGGTCCACCCCGCCCGGCGGCCGCTGAAGGAACTCTTCGTCGCCTACGCGGTCAACTACGGCGTCGGCGCCGTCTGTTACGTCCTCTTCGTCGCCCAGGGGCCGCGGAAGGTCCTCGCCACCGTCGGCGCGCCGATGTTCGAGCGCTACCCGGAGGTGGTGACGCTCACCGCGGCGGTCAACACCAGCACGAACGTCTTCCCGTCGCTGCACACCTCGCTCGCGGTGACCGTGGCGCTGTTCGCCTGGCGGACCCGCGCCCGGTACCGCCCGTGGGCGTGGCTCGCGACGTTCCTCGCGGCGAACGTCCTCGTCGCCACGATGTACCTCGGCATCCACTGGCTGGTCGACGTGGTCGCGGGGGTCGTCCTCGCCGTCGCCAGCGTGCTGATCGCGCTGACCGTCGTCCGGGCGGACGAGGGCGAGCGGGACGGAGAGCGGGCCGGGGGCGCGGCCCGGGCGGTCGAGTCGGCGTCGGCCGGCGACTAGGGCCGCGGCCACGACTCGGCCGCCCGCCGGTAGATCCCGTAACACCGTTCGAGGACCTCGATCGAGACGCTCTCGTCGGCGGTGTGGGCCTCGCCAGGCTCCGCGGCCCCGCAGACCACGCACTCGGTCCCCGCCGCCGAGAGCCACCCGGCGTCGGTCGCGTGGGGCTTTGCCACCGCCTCGGGCGACCCCGACTGCGCCGCGTCGGCGGCGTCGAGAACCGCCTCGACGAACGCCTCGTCGGTACACGCCATCGGCGGCAGGTCCTGGTCGACGGTCCACTCGACGCCCTCGATCCCCTCGACGCGTTCGAGGGGGGTGCGCTCGCCCGGCACCGTCCGCTCGTCGACGGTCACCTCGCAGCGCTCGGGGACCACGTTCATCGCCGTCCCGCCCTCGATCCCGGTGACGACGACGCTCCCCGCCAGAGCCTCGCCGGCCACCTCGACCGACGGGGGTTCGACGTCGCGCACGAGCGAGACGGCGTCCGTCGCGCGGTAGACGGCGTTCGCGCCCGCCTCCGGTTCGCTCGCGTGTGCCGCCGCGCCGCGGGCGACGATCGTACTCCCGCGACGGCCCTTGTGGGCGACGGCGACGTCCGTGACGCCCGCCGCGGAGTAGCCCGTCGAGCCCTCGCCGACGACGGCGTAGTCGGGAGCGAAGCCGTTCTCGATCGCGTAGCGGGCGCCGACGCCGCCGTCTTCCTCGCCGACGAAACTCGCGAAGACGAGTTCGCCCGCCGGGTCCGCGTCCCGGAAGCCGACGGCGGCGGCCGCGAGCGACCCCTTCATGTCGGCCGTCCCGCGGCCGTGGAGGCGGCCGTCGCGCTCTTCGACGACGTACTCGCCGTCCTCGACCTGCGCGTCGTCCGGCGGGACGACGTCGTGGTGGCCGACGAGCGCCACCCGGTCGCCGGAGCCCTTCCGGGCGAGCACGTTCCCGGCGCCGTCTCTGGTCACGTCGGCGTCGGTCTCGCGTCGCAGCCACTCCTCCAGATAGTCGCCGGCGGCCGTCTCGTCCCCGTGGCTCGGGAT
The Salinilacihabitans rarus DNA segment above includes these coding regions:
- a CDS encoding phosphatase PAP2 family protein — protein: MSLLALLALVSLIVVGLAVPTCAVCGVNPLVLLRERGELRARAIEVSPYVAVLGAVYLFNRWSHAGGQRVSEAVGLHITDALYAVEGDFVAALQAAIPPGLTGYFSFVYLFGFTFLLVFPILAYLVHPARRPLKELFVAYAVNYGVGAVCYVLFVAQGPRKVLATVGAPMFERYPEVVTLTAAVNTSTNVFPSLHTSLAVTVALFAWRTRARYRPWAWLATFLAANVLVATMYLGIHWLVDVVAGVVLAVASVLIALTVVRADEGERDGERAGGAARAVESASAGD
- a CDS encoding M20 family metallopeptidase, with product MDDLTTLAREFVSIPSHGDETAAGDYLEEWLRRETDADVTRDGAGNVLARKGSGDRVALVGHHDVVPPDDAQVEDGEYVVEERDGRLHGRGTADMKGSLAAAAVGFRDADPAGELVFASFVGEEDGGVGARYAIENGFAPDYAVVGEGSTGYSAAGVTDVAVAHKGRRGSTIVARGAAAHASEPEAGANAVYRATDAVSLVRDVEPPSVEVAGEALAGSVVVTGIEGGTAMNVVPERCEVTVDERTVPGERTPLERVEGIEGVEWTVDQDLPPMACTDEAFVEAVLDAADAAQSGSPEAVAKPHATDAGWLSAAGTECVVCGAAEPGEAHTADESVSIEVLERCYGIYRRAAESWPRP